From a region of the Thermomicrobium roseum DSM 5159 genome:
- a CDS encoding glycosyltransferase family 9 protein — protein sequence MRIGRFERMLLIKIADLGDAAITLPAIHSLRKAYPQASLHVVSSPLGTELYRLSPDIDRCFVLEKSRLKRPAGALALARLLWTLRRQQYDAVALFHHLTTNAGRSLYRLLLAATASPVRAGLDNGLGTFLTHRVPDRGFGACPEWDYARAVVEALGASPLLERPRLRVPDAAFRRAQELVGDARDGLVVIHPGVGPFAPARRWPIESFTTVARELTRQGYQVVVTGTVNEEPEARPLLRTPGVTSLIGRTDLATLVAVLQQAKLVIGNDSGVTHLAAVLGRPTVAIFGPSNPDAWRPFEAEIVTPETLTTTRASVLALTAALPCAPCCYVGFRVGRPQGCSTRTCLIDLHPDVVLRAALQLLEGDRDSSW from the coding sequence ATGAGAATCGGACGCTTCGAACGGATGCTCCTCATCAAGATCGCTGATCTCGGTGATGCCGCCATTACCTTGCCGGCCATCCACTCGCTGCGAAAGGCGTATCCGCAGGCGTCGCTCCACGTCGTCAGTTCGCCGCTCGGTACCGAACTCTACCGGCTTTCCCCTGACATCGACCGCTGCTTCGTACTGGAGAAGTCGCGCCTCAAACGTCCCGCTGGAGCCCTCGCCCTGGCTCGTCTCCTGTGGACGCTCCGCCGGCAGCAGTACGACGCGGTCGCACTGTTCCACCATCTCACGACCAACGCCGGACGCTCGCTCTATCGGCTGCTTCTGGCTGCGACCGCCAGTCCGGTCCGGGCAGGTCTCGACAACGGTTTAGGGACTTTTTTGACTCACCGGGTTCCCGATCGGGGCTTCGGTGCCTGCCCCGAGTGGGACTACGCTCGGGCCGTCGTCGAAGCACTCGGAGCGAGCCCTCTACTCGAACGACCACGCCTCCGAGTCCCAGATGCCGCCTTCCGACGAGCCCAGGAGCTCGTCGGTGATGCACGAGATGGCCTCGTTGTCATCCATCCGGGCGTCGGCCCATTCGCTCCAGCGCGACGCTGGCCGATCGAGTCGTTTACGACCGTGGCACGCGAACTCACCCGACAGGGTTACCAGGTCGTGGTCACCGGAACAGTCAATGAGGAACCCGAAGCCAGACCATTGCTGCGGACTCCCGGGGTGACGAGTTTGATCGGCCGAACCGACCTCGCGACTCTGGTCGCCGTTCTGCAGCAGGCCAAACTCGTGATCGGCAACGACTCGGGAGTCACCCACCTCGCGGCCGTGCTGGGTCGTCCCACGGTGGCCATCTTCGGTCCCTCGAATCCCGATGCCTGGCGCCCTTTCGAGGCCGAGATCGTCACCCCAGAAACACTGACGACCACGCGGGCTTCGGTGCTGGCTCTCACGGCCGCGCTCCCCTGCGCACCCTGCTGCTATGTCGGTTTCCGCGTTGGTCGACCCCAGGGCTGTTCCACCCGGACATGCCTGATCGATCTTCATCCCGATGTCGTGCTGCGTGCCGCACTGCAACTTCTCGAGGGAGATCGCGACTCCTCCTGGTAA
- a CDS encoding glycosyltransferase family 4 protein: protein MSTLLIGIDASRACREQMTGTERYARRVIDGLLTLPSPVRFRLYLDRVGPIPADWTRVEIRPIPFPRLWTHLRLAYELRHNPVSLLFVPAHVLPFRCPVPAVVTVHDLGYRYEPDAHPLAQRLYLELGTRRSVRQARLVIAISQATARDLTRFYRVPDDRIRIVSHGVDERFFPRPESERAAVRQRYGLARPFLLFVGTLQPRKNIVRLVQAFELLARSEEELDLVLAGKRGWLASPIEQALSSSPVRHRIHWLGHVAEEDLPALYSAAEVFVYPSLYEGFGLPVLEAMASGVPVVTTRRGALEEIAGPALFCNPLDPRDIAEAIRTAREPQRRARLVAAGQEHARRFTWHRTANETLAVLLEAVGTP from the coding sequence ATGAGTACTCTGCTGATCGGTATCGACGCCAGCCGCGCTTGTCGCGAACAGATGACAGGAACCGAGCGATACGCTCGACGTGTGATCGACGGCTTGCTCACGTTACCGAGCCCGGTCCGCTTTCGTCTTTATCTTGATCGGGTCGGTCCGATTCCCGCCGACTGGACACGGGTTGAGATTCGCCCGATACCGTTCCCTAGGCTCTGGACGCATCTTCGCCTCGCCTACGAACTGCGGCACAACCCGGTCTCGCTCCTCTTCGTACCAGCGCATGTCCTGCCCTTCCGCTGCCCCGTGCCTGCCGTTGTCACCGTCCACGATCTCGGCTATCGTTACGAGCCGGACGCTCATCCACTGGCGCAACGCCTGTACCTTGAACTCGGAACGCGCCGAAGTGTTCGCCAGGCCCGGCTCGTCATCGCGATTTCACAGGCCACAGCTCGCGACCTCACACGTTTCTACCGAGTTCCCGACGATCGCATCAGGATTGTCTCGCATGGTGTCGACGAACGGTTCTTCCCACGTCCTGAATCTGAGCGAGCTGCTGTCCGGCAACGCTACGGTCTCGCACGGCCGTTTCTCCTCTTCGTTGGTACACTGCAACCGCGCAAGAACATCGTGCGGCTCGTGCAGGCATTCGAACTCCTGGCTCGCTCCGAGGAAGAGCTGGATCTCGTCCTCGCCGGCAAGCGAGGCTGGCTCGCTAGCCCCATCGAACAGGCACTGTCATCGAGCCCTGTGCGTCACCGCATCCACTGGCTCGGACACGTCGCGGAGGAAGACCTTCCCGCGCTCTATAGCGCGGCTGAGGTCTTCGTGTACCCATCGTTGTACGAAGGGTTCGGTCTGCCAGTCCTCGAAGCGATGGCGAGTGGCGTACCAGTCGTGACGACGCGTCGCGGCGCACTGGAAGAGATCGCTGGCCCAGCTCTCTTCTGTAACCCTTTGGATCCGCGGGATATCGCAGAAGCCATCCGCACGGCCCGCGAGCCGCAACGTCGCGCGCGACTCGTCGCCGCGGGGCAGGAACATGCCCGGCGCTTTACTTGGCATCGCACAGCCAACGAAACGCTCGCAGTTCTGCTCGAAGCGGTGGGCACTCCATGA
- a CDS encoding glycosyltransferase family 9 protein, with translation MTRDFVRRLVRRLGSTVPALPLAPSTRREVILIRPDHLGDALLTIPALRALRATEHRLYLTLLVGPWTREVFMLRGLVDEVLVASFPGFRREPTRNPFEPYRLLFRLAGSLRRRGPMALVVLRDDHWWGAWLGALAGVPVRVGADHPAIRPFLTHPIPLQSQHVAARNLELVTALLTVLGYTDDSRPLAPEAYPLVWPSDPVAARAVRDVLERCCVTAPYIVVHPGSGAAAKCWPAERWATLVDTLAERGYQVLLTGSASEHALLATIVAATSSAPHNLAGQLSLPELAELLRKAALVIGTDTGPLHLAVAVGSPTVHLFGPTRPERFGPWGPRARHRVVQAQLRCPRCGDIGPDRACGTACMMAIDVDDVLGAALELLESRSIR, from the coding sequence ATGACGCGAGACTTCGTGCGCCGGCTCGTGCGTCGGTTGGGATCCACAGTCCCTGCTCTTCCCCTCGCACCGAGCACTCGACGCGAAGTCATCCTGATTCGTCCTGACCACCTGGGCGATGCACTCCTGACGATTCCCGCCTTGCGTGCTCTCCGGGCCACCGAGCACCGGTTGTACCTGACGCTCCTCGTCGGGCCATGGACCCGAGAGGTCTTCATGCTTCGCGGGCTGGTCGACGAGGTACTCGTTGCGTCGTTTCCAGGCTTTCGCCGAGAGCCCACTCGAAATCCGTTCGAGCCCTATAGACTGCTCTTTCGACTCGCTGGCAGTCTCCGACGACGCGGTCCCATGGCCCTGGTCGTCCTGCGCGATGATCACTGGTGGGGAGCCTGGCTCGGCGCACTGGCCGGTGTTCCGGTACGGGTCGGAGCGGATCATCCTGCTATCCGCCCGTTTTTGACTCACCCAATCCCTCTCCAGAGCCAGCATGTCGCGGCGCGAAATCTCGAATTGGTGACTGCACTGTTGACAGTACTGGGATACACCGACGATTCTCGCCCGCTGGCACCGGAGGCCTATCCATTGGTATGGCCATCCGATCCAGTCGCCGCACGAGCTGTCCGGGATGTCCTCGAACGCTGTTGCGTTACAGCTCCCTACATCGTCGTGCATCCGGGTAGTGGAGCCGCCGCCAAGTGCTGGCCGGCGGAACGGTGGGCAACGCTCGTTGACACCCTCGCCGAACGGGGTTACCAGGTGCTGCTCACCGGCTCCGCCTCCGAGCATGCGCTCCTCGCCACGATCGTTGCCGCGACCAGCAGCGCTCCTCATAACCTCGCGGGACAGCTCTCCCTTCCAGAACTAGCCGAGTTGTTGCGGAAAGCAGCGCTCGTCATCGGAACCGATACGGGTCCTCTCCACCTCGCCGTCGCCGTGGGTAGCCCAACCGTCCATCTCTTCGGTCCGACCCGACCCGAGCGGTTCGGACCATGGGGTCCTAGAGCCCGACATCGGGTCGTCCAGGCGCAGTTGCGCTGCCCGCGCTGCGGCGATATCGGACCGGATCGCGCATGCGGTACTGCCTGTATGATGGCGATCGACGTCGACGATGTGCTGGGAGCAGCCCTGGAGCTCCTCGAGAGTCGTTCTATCCGATGA